A stretch of the Solanum dulcamara chromosome 6, daSolDulc1.2, whole genome shotgun sequence genome encodes the following:
- the LOC129892746 gene encoding uncharacterized protein LOC129892746: MTRVFRPYLDSFVIIFINDILVYSWSREKHMQHLRVVLQTLRDQQLYAQFSKCEFLLESMEFLGNVVSREGIRVDLVKIDTIRDWARPISIMEIQSFIGLAGYGSASTLALRGGRLGTLACIALEGRDEIWQIGVGEVAYDLALPPAFSAIHSVFHVSMLRWYIPQESHVLQYDSVELDDHLTFVEEPISILTRDVHQIRSKSIPMIKSNGAIIRLKRLHGRPSRICGSSSPTYLTL; encoded by the exons atgactcgagtattcaggCCTTATCTTGATTCCTTTGTGATTATATTCATCAATGATATACTGGTATACTCATGGAGTAGGGAGAAGCACATGCagcatttgagggttgtgctccagactttgagagatcagcaacTTTATGCTcaattctcaaagtgcgagtttttgTTAGAGTCTATGGAATTTTTGGGAAATGTGGTGTCCAGAGAGGGTATTAGGGTGGATCTAGTAAAGATTGACActattcgtgattgggctaggcctatATCTATTATGGAGATTCAGAGCTTCATTGGATTGGCTGGTTATGGGAGT GCGTCGACCCTTGCGCTTCGAGGTGGGAGATTGGGTACTCTTGCGTGTATCGcccttgaagggcgtgatgagatttggcagATAGG agttggagaggttgcttatgatTTGGCTTTGCCACCAgcattttcagctatacactctgtttttcatgtttctatgctgcgCTGGTACATTCCACAAgagtctcacgtgcttcagtatgattctgttgagttggatgatcatcTGACCTTTGTTGAGGAGCCGATTTCTATTCTAACCAGAGATGTTCACCAGATTCGTTCTAAGTCCATCCCTATGATTAAGTCCAATGGTGCCATTATCCgattgaagaggctacatgggagaccgagcaggaTATGTGGGAGTAGTTCCCCAACTTATTTGACCCTCTAG